From the Ctenopharyngodon idella isolate HZGC_01 chromosome 3, HZGC01, whole genome shotgun sequence genome, one window contains:
- the LOC127508609 gene encoding vascular endothelial zinc finger 1 isoform X2: MMDAAWSNFLFQTPPSQSQTDATLQSDLLPELADAAQDPPPEHIAPPPSTVDTAALNEEPEPVKPVTRPARPAHICSICNKQFKNSYNLRRHQSVHTGVKMKDRAAREKIDGGKAAARLERQTIPLSLLQLSIPASIPTAVDPMAHPSPIGNQQVETVAVSIAPATVAMTVNQPLPTAVVVTGTMVQAAPNSNINDNLSNPTPIQISIPITNPLPINPTPNPNPNPNPNPNPVRKNHACEACGKAFRDVYHLNRHRLSHSDEKPYSCPICQQRFKRKDRMSYHVRSHQGGVEKPYVCPHCAKGFSRPDHLNSHVRQVHSTERPFKCPTCESAFATKDRLRAHMIRHEDKVPCHICGKLLSPAYITDHMRVHNQSQHHVCHLCNRSFTTLTYLRVHAQKHHGQEWKESGVGRGSGPGGVLLCQLCGVHCKTPTQLQGHMATHANQTDPSVPCPISSSSSSVPTVGTATPVSSPPVTVGLLVTDCSSIAPQSHS, from the exons ATGATGGATGCAGCTTGGAGCAATTTTCTCTTTCAG ACTCCGCCTTCACAGTCCCAAACTGACGCGACCCTCCAATCAGATCTTCTCCCGGAGCTCGCGGATGCCGCTCAGGACCCGCCCCCTGAGCACATAGCCCCGCCCCCATCCACGGTGGACACAGCAGCGCTGAATGAGGAGCCTGAACCGG TGAAGCCAGTCACGCGACCAGCCCGGCCTGCACACATCTGCTCCATATGTAATAAGCAGTTTAAGAACAGCTACAACCTGCGGCGTCACCAGTCTGTCCACACTGGAGTGAAGATGAAGGACAGAGCCGCTAGAGAGAAAATAGACGGAGGGAAGGCTGCAGCACGATTGGAGAGGCAGACCATCCCCCTTTCTCTCCTCCAGCTGTCTATACCTGCCTCCATACCCACAGCAGTCGACCCGATGGCCCATCCTTCCCCAATCGGCAATCAGCAGGTAGAAACAGTTGCTGTCTCTATCGCCCCGGCAACGGTTGCCATGACAGTGAACCAGCCCCTCCCTACTGCAGTGGTGGTTACTGGGACAATGGTGCAG GCTGCACCAAATAGCAACATCAATGATAACCTAAGTAATCCCACCCCAATTCAAATATCTATCCCAATAACAAACCCATTACCCATCAATCCAACTCCCAATCCTAATCCCAACCCCAACCCTAACCCCAATCCAGTCAGGAAGAACCATGCTTGTGAGGCTTGCGGGAAGGCGTTCAGGGACGTGTACCATCTTAACCGTCATCGGTTGTCCCATTCGGATGAGAAGCCGTACTCCTGTCCAATCTGCCAACAGCGGTTTAAGAGAAAGGATCGAATGAGTTATCACGTTCGGTCACACCAGGGAGGAGTGGAGAAACCGTACGTGTGTCCGCATTGCGCCAAGGGCTTCTCACG GCCTGACCATCTTAACAGTCATGTGCGACAGGTGCACTCCACAGAAAGACCCTTCAAATGTCCG ACCTGCGAATCCGCGTTCGCTACTAAAGACCGGTTACGAGCTCATATGATCAGACATGAGGACAAGGTTCCCTGCCACATCTGTGGCAAACTTCTCTCCCCTGCTTACATCACAGATCACATGAGGGTCCACAACCAATCACAGCATCACGTCTGCCACCTCTGCAACCGCA GTTTCACCACACTGACGTACCTGCGCGTCCACGCTCAGAAGCACCATGGGCAAGAGTGGAAGGAGAGTGGCGTCGGCCGTGGCTCAGGCCCAGGCGGGGTGCTCTTATGCCAGCTGTGTGGGGTACACTGTAAGACACCCACACAGCTGCAGGGTCACATGGCCACGCACGCCAACCAAACGGACCCCAGCGTTCCTTGCcccatcagcagcagcagcagttcagtgccaacagtgggcaccgCCACTCCTGTCTCCAGCCCTCCAGTCACAGTTGGGCTGCTGGTGACTGACTGCTCCAGCATTGCTCCTCAGAGCCACAGCTAG
- the LOC127508609 gene encoding vascular endothelial zinc finger 1 isoform X1, translating to MMDAAWSNFLFQQTPPSQSQTDATLQSDLLPELADAAQDPPPEHIAPPPSTVDTAALNEEPEPVKPVTRPARPAHICSICNKQFKNSYNLRRHQSVHTGVKMKDRAAREKIDGGKAAARLERQTIPLSLLQLSIPASIPTAVDPMAHPSPIGNQQVETVAVSIAPATVAMTVNQPLPTAVVVTGTMVQAAPNSNINDNLSNPTPIQISIPITNPLPINPTPNPNPNPNPNPNPVRKNHACEACGKAFRDVYHLNRHRLSHSDEKPYSCPICQQRFKRKDRMSYHVRSHQGGVEKPYVCPHCAKGFSRPDHLNSHVRQVHSTERPFKCPTCESAFATKDRLRAHMIRHEDKVPCHICGKLLSPAYITDHMRVHNQSQHHVCHLCNRSFTTLTYLRVHAQKHHGQEWKESGVGRGSGPGGVLLCQLCGVHCKTPTQLQGHMATHANQTDPSVPCPISSSSSSVPTVGTATPVSSPPVTVGLLVTDCSSIAPQSHS from the exons ATGATGGATGCAGCTTGGAGCAATTTTCTCTTTCAG CAGACTCCGCCTTCACAGTCCCAAACTGACGCGACCCTCCAATCAGATCTTCTCCCGGAGCTCGCGGATGCCGCTCAGGACCCGCCCCCTGAGCACATAGCCCCGCCCCCATCCACGGTGGACACAGCAGCGCTGAATGAGGAGCCTGAACCGG TGAAGCCAGTCACGCGACCAGCCCGGCCTGCACACATCTGCTCCATATGTAATAAGCAGTTTAAGAACAGCTACAACCTGCGGCGTCACCAGTCTGTCCACACTGGAGTGAAGATGAAGGACAGAGCCGCTAGAGAGAAAATAGACGGAGGGAAGGCTGCAGCACGATTGGAGAGGCAGACCATCCCCCTTTCTCTCCTCCAGCTGTCTATACCTGCCTCCATACCCACAGCAGTCGACCCGATGGCCCATCCTTCCCCAATCGGCAATCAGCAGGTAGAAACAGTTGCTGTCTCTATCGCCCCGGCAACGGTTGCCATGACAGTGAACCAGCCCCTCCCTACTGCAGTGGTGGTTACTGGGACAATGGTGCAG GCTGCACCAAATAGCAACATCAATGATAACCTAAGTAATCCCACCCCAATTCAAATATCTATCCCAATAACAAACCCATTACCCATCAATCCAACTCCCAATCCTAATCCCAACCCCAACCCTAACCCCAATCCAGTCAGGAAGAACCATGCTTGTGAGGCTTGCGGGAAGGCGTTCAGGGACGTGTACCATCTTAACCGTCATCGGTTGTCCCATTCGGATGAGAAGCCGTACTCCTGTCCAATCTGCCAACAGCGGTTTAAGAGAAAGGATCGAATGAGTTATCACGTTCGGTCACACCAGGGAGGAGTGGAGAAACCGTACGTGTGTCCGCATTGCGCCAAGGGCTTCTCACG GCCTGACCATCTTAACAGTCATGTGCGACAGGTGCACTCCACAGAAAGACCCTTCAAATGTCCG ACCTGCGAATCCGCGTTCGCTACTAAAGACCGGTTACGAGCTCATATGATCAGACATGAGGACAAGGTTCCCTGCCACATCTGTGGCAAACTTCTCTCCCCTGCTTACATCACAGATCACATGAGGGTCCACAACCAATCACAGCATCACGTCTGCCACCTCTGCAACCGCA GTTTCACCACACTGACGTACCTGCGCGTCCACGCTCAGAAGCACCATGGGCAAGAGTGGAAGGAGAGTGGCGTCGGCCGTGGCTCAGGCCCAGGCGGGGTGCTCTTATGCCAGCTGTGTGGGGTACACTGTAAGACACCCACACAGCTGCAGGGTCACATGGCCACGCACGCCAACCAAACGGACCCCAGCGTTCCTTGCcccatcagcagcagcagcagttcagtgccaacagtgggcaccgCCACTCCTGTCTCCAGCCCTCCAGTCACAGTTGGGCTGCTGGTGACTGACTGCTCCAGCATTGCTCCTCAGAGCCACAGCTAG
- the nlk1 gene encoding nemo-like kinase, type 1 has translation MAFHGSTRPTVCGNLFPGSDLGHKYFCVNTTTGTTSTGLSATPNPTGPNAPAGTPRHPASLGGSAGGGAAIPQPHSNPASEVPSPAEMEPDRPIGYGAFGVVWSVTDPRDGRKVALKKMPNVFQNLVSCKRVFRELRMLCFFKHDNVLSALDILQPPQIDCFEEIYVITELMQSDLHKVIVSPQPLTTDHIKVFLYQILRGLKYLHSAGILHRDIKPGNLLVNSNCLLKICDFGLARVEEPDPSRHMTQEVVTQYYRAPEVLMGCQHYTSAIDVWSVGCIFAELLGRRILFQAQSPIQQLDLITDLLGTPPLSAMASACEGARAHILRGPHKPPSLSVLYMLSDGATHEAVHLLCRMLVFDPAKRISGSDALSHPYLDEGRLRYHTCMCKCCYSVPSGRVYTRDFEPPADRPFSHNYEQSMHSVWQGKELIHRFITEHQQGKRVPLCINPQSAAFKTFIRSTAWHSSKVSRKEER, from the exons ATGGCGTTCCATGGATCCACTCGGCCGACAGTGTGTGGTAACTTGTTCCCTGGATCAGATTTAGGCCACAAGTATTTTTGTGTCAACACCACGACCGGCACTACCTCAACGGGCCTCAGTGCAACACCAAATCCCACTGGACCCAACGCACCAGCTGGGACTCCCAGGCACCCGGCATCTCTCGGGGGCAGCGCAGGCGGAGGGGCGGCCATCCCGCAACCTCACAGTAACCCAGCAAGTGAGGTTCCAAGTCCAGCTGAAATGGAACCAGATCGACCTATAGGTTATGGTGCATTTGGGGTGGTCTG GTCTGTGACGGACCCTCGGGATGGGCGAAAGGTGGCTCTGAAGAAAATGCCGAATGTCTTCCAGAACCTGGTCTCCTGCAAACGTGTGTTCAGGGAACTCCGGATGCTGTGTTTCTTTAAACATGACAAC GTGTTGTCTGCCCTTGACATTCTCCAACCTCCACAAATCGACTGCTTTGAGGAGAT ATACGTGATCACTGAGCTCATGCAGAGTGACCTACATAAAGTCATCGTTTCCCCTCAGCCTCTCACCACCGATCACATCAAGGTGTTCCTCTACCAGATACTCAGGG gGCTGAAGTACCTGCACTCTGCAGGCATTCTGCACAGAGACATCAAACCAGGGAACCTGCTGGTCAACAGCAACTGTCTGCTTAAG ATTTGTGACTTCGGCCTGGCACGAGTGGAGGAGCCAGATCCTTCTCGTCACATGACCCAAGAGGTGGTGACGCAGTATTACCGCGCTCCGGAGGTTCTGATGGGATGCCAGCATTACACTTCAGCTATAGATGTCTGGTCTGTAGGCTGCATCTTTGCTGAGTTGCTGGGCCGGCGCATTCTTTTCCAGGCTCAGAGCCCCATACAACAG ttGGATCTGATCACTGATCTTCTCGGGACTCCTCCTCTTTCTGCCATGGCATCTGCGTGTGAAGGAGCTCGAGCGCACATTCTTAGAGGACCCCACAAACCA CCATCATTGTCTGTTCTGTACATGTTGTCAGATGGGGCGACACATGAAGCTGTTCATCTTTTGTGCCGCATGCTAGTTTTTGATCCA GCCAAGCGCATCTCGGGCAGTGATGCTCTGTCTCATCCGTATTTGGATGAGGGTCGTCTGCGGTACCACACCTGCATGTGTAAGTGCTGTTACTCAGTGCCCAGCGGGAGGGTATACACCCGAGACTTCGAGCCGCCTGCGGATCGACCTTTCAGCCACAACTATGAGCAGAGCATGCACTCTGTCTGGCAGGGCAAag AGCTCATCCATCGTTTTATAACGGAGCACCAGCAAGGCAAACGAGTGCCTTTGTGCATCAATCCCCAGAGTGCAGCCTTTAAAACCTTCATTAG ATCCACAGCATGGCATTCGTCAAAAGTATCAAGGAAAGAAGAGAGATGA
- the LOC127508609 gene encoding myc-associated zinc finger protein isoform X3, translating into MMDAAWSNFLFQQTPPSQSQTDATLQSDLLPELADAAQDPPPEHIAPPPSTVDTAALNEEPEPVKPVTRPARPAHICSICNKQFKNSYNLRRHQSVHTGVKMKDRAAREKIDGGKAAARLERQTIPLSLLQLSIPASIPTAVDPMAHPSPIGNQQAAPNSNINDNLSNPTPIQISIPITNPLPINPTPNPNPNPNPNPNPVRKNHACEACGKAFRDVYHLNRHRLSHSDEKPYSCPICQQRFKRKDRMSYHVRSHQGGVEKPYVCPHCAKGFSRPDHLNSHVRQVHSTERPFKCPTCESAFATKDRLRAHMIRHEDKVPCHICGKLLSPAYITDHMRVHNQSQHHVCHLCNRSFTTLTYLRVHAQKHHGQEWKESGVGRGSGPGGVLLCQLCGVHCKTPTQLQGHMATHANQTDPSVPCPISSSSSSVPTVGTATPVSSPPVTVGLLVTDCSSIAPQSHS; encoded by the exons ATGATGGATGCAGCTTGGAGCAATTTTCTCTTTCAG CAGACTCCGCCTTCACAGTCCCAAACTGACGCGACCCTCCAATCAGATCTTCTCCCGGAGCTCGCGGATGCCGCTCAGGACCCGCCCCCTGAGCACATAGCCCCGCCCCCATCCACGGTGGACACAGCAGCGCTGAATGAGGAGCCTGAACCGG TGAAGCCAGTCACGCGACCAGCCCGGCCTGCACACATCTGCTCCATATGTAATAAGCAGTTTAAGAACAGCTACAACCTGCGGCGTCACCAGTCTGTCCACACTGGAGTGAAGATGAAGGACAGAGCCGCTAGAGAGAAAATAGACGGAGGGAAGGCTGCAGCACGATTGGAGAGGCAGACCATCCCCCTTTCTCTCCTCCAGCTGTCTATACCTGCCTCCATACCCACAGCAGTCGACCCGATGGCCCATCCTTCCCCAATCGGCAATCAGCAG GCTGCACCAAATAGCAACATCAATGATAACCTAAGTAATCCCACCCCAATTCAAATATCTATCCCAATAACAAACCCATTACCCATCAATCCAACTCCCAATCCTAATCCCAACCCCAACCCTAACCCCAATCCAGTCAGGAAGAACCATGCTTGTGAGGCTTGCGGGAAGGCGTTCAGGGACGTGTACCATCTTAACCGTCATCGGTTGTCCCATTCGGATGAGAAGCCGTACTCCTGTCCAATCTGCCAACAGCGGTTTAAGAGAAAGGATCGAATGAGTTATCACGTTCGGTCACACCAGGGAGGAGTGGAGAAACCGTACGTGTGTCCGCATTGCGCCAAGGGCTTCTCACG GCCTGACCATCTTAACAGTCATGTGCGACAGGTGCACTCCACAGAAAGACCCTTCAAATGTCCG ACCTGCGAATCCGCGTTCGCTACTAAAGACCGGTTACGAGCTCATATGATCAGACATGAGGACAAGGTTCCCTGCCACATCTGTGGCAAACTTCTCTCCCCTGCTTACATCACAGATCACATGAGGGTCCACAACCAATCACAGCATCACGTCTGCCACCTCTGCAACCGCA GTTTCACCACACTGACGTACCTGCGCGTCCACGCTCAGAAGCACCATGGGCAAGAGTGGAAGGAGAGTGGCGTCGGCCGTGGCTCAGGCCCAGGCGGGGTGCTCTTATGCCAGCTGTGTGGGGTACACTGTAAGACACCCACACAGCTGCAGGGTCACATGGCCACGCACGCCAACCAAACGGACCCCAGCGTTCCTTGCcccatcagcagcagcagcagttcagtgccaacagtgggcaccgCCACTCCTGTCTCCAGCCCTCCAGTCACAGTTGGGCTGCTGGTGACTGACTGCTCCAGCATTGCTCCTCAGAGCCACAGCTAG